In a genomic window of Nostoc sp. UHCC 0870:
- a CDS encoding fasciclin domain-containing protein, which yields MADIVDIAVSADAFKTLVTAVQAAGLVETLKSPGPFTVFAPNDDAFAKLPPGTIQTLVQNIPQLTRILTYHVVPGKLKQADLAKLGTVTSVEGSPIKIDCSEGFEVKNATVLAADIEADNGIIHVIDTVILMG from the coding sequence ATGGCTGATATTGTTGATATTGCAGTTAGTGCTGATGCTTTTAAAACTTTGGTGACTGCTGTTCAAGCTGCTGGTTTAGTAGAAACATTAAAAAGTCCTGGCCCTTTTACTGTCTTTGCACCTAATGATGATGCTTTTGCTAAATTACCGCCAGGAACTATCCAAACTTTGGTGCAGAATATTCCCCAGTTAACCAGAATACTCACCTATCATGTCGTGCCTGGCAAGCTCAAACAGGCTGACTTAGCCAAACTTGGTACAGTCACATCTGTTGAGGGTTCACCTATCAAGATTGATTGTTCTGAAGGCTTTGAGGTCAAAAACGCCACAGTTTTAGCGGCAGATATTGAAGCAGATAACGGTATCATCCACGTTATCGATACTGTGATTTTGATGGGTTAA
- a CDS encoding Rpn family recombination-promoting nuclease/putative transposase, whose protein sequence is MPKPADTSTKKLISLAPDNWVRWVTNIPNIQAGEILSGEFQWISRESDVLIRANSPEFGEFLVLNELQLRYTNKMPRRVRSYAALAEEKYELPTYPVLINILPTSDVEIPTSFTSNLYGLRAIQDYRVINLWEVDVNIPFQKSLPSLLPFVPILQGGNDESIIREALQILRRDEDLNQLETVLAFFATFVLESAVVQEIMRWDMGVLRESPWYQEILREGEARGEARGEARGEARGEVRGIILSIEMSLEAKFGSQGLQLMSRISQIKDLEKLQAILRSVILANSVDEIQQIL, encoded by the coding sequence ATGCCAAAACCCGCAGATACTAGCACTAAGAAGCTCATTAGTCTTGCACCTGATAATTGGGTGCGATGGGTGACAAATATACCCAATATTCAAGCAGGGGAAATTTTGTCTGGCGAATTTCAATGGATTAGTCGGGAAAGTGATGTCTTAATTCGGGCTAACAGTCCAGAATTTGGAGAATTTCTAGTATTAAATGAATTACAGTTACGTTACACAAACAAAATGCCTCGGCGAGTACGTTCCTACGCAGCATTGGCAGAAGAGAAGTATGAATTACCAACCTATCCGGTGTTAATTAATATCTTACCGACGAGTGATGTCGAAATCCCTACAAGTTTTACATCAAATCTTTATGGTTTAAGAGCAATTCAGGATTATCGGGTAATTAACTTATGGGAGGTAGATGTTAACATCCCATTTCAAAAATCCTTACCATCATTATTACCATTTGTGCCGATTCTACAAGGGGGAAATGATGAATCTATAATTAGGGAAGCATTGCAAATTTTGCGACGGGATGAAGACTTAAACCAGTTGGAGACGGTTTTAGCGTTTTTTGCTACCTTTGTATTAGAGAGTGCCGTTGTTCAAGAGATTATGAGGTGGGATATGGGAGTTCTACGGGAGTCACCTTGGTATCAAGAAATATTACGAGAGGGTGAAGCACGAGGCGAAGCACGAGGCGAAGCACGAGGTGAAGCACGAGGTGAAGTCAGGGGAATCATCCTTAGTATCGAAATGAGTTTAGAAGCAAAATTTGGGAGTCAGGGATTACAGTTAATGTCCCGAATTTCCCAAATTAAAGATTTGGAAAAATTGCAGGCAATTTTGAGGAGTGTGATCTTAGCAAATTCTGTTGATGAAATACAACAAATTTTATAA
- a CDS encoding DUF6888 family protein — translation MPISLVRVDERTGNIFLLAGEENIIEIYPNGKWRYVV, via the coding sequence TTGCCTATTAGTCTTGTAAGAGTGGATGAGCGTACAGGCAATATCTTTTTATTAGCGGGTGAAGAAAATATTATAGAGATATATCCCAATGGCAAATGGAGGTATGTAGTTTGA
- a CDS encoding putative 2-dehydropantoate 2-reductase gives MSEQHRKYGILGTGALGGFYGAKLQKAGFDVHFLLKSDYEHVSQHGLIVESKDGDFTLPQVNAYNDVAKMPKCDVVVVALKTTQNHLLPQLLPPVVKDGGVVLLLQNGLGVEEEIAQILHKVHVIGGLCFLCSNKVGSGHIRHLDYGHITLGEYIPKYSSAGITERIQQIAEDFQSAGIGMELAEDLLLARWKKLVWNIPYNGLSVILNASTDELMTDNHTRTLVEQIMYEVKAGAMSMGRMIPDSFIQTMLDYTIKMTPYRPSMKIDYDERRPLEVEAILGNPLVKAQAAGVNLPQISFLYHQLKFIDARNQK, from the coding sequence ATGAGTGAACAGCATCGCAAATATGGCATCTTGGGGACTGGTGCATTAGGCGGATTTTACGGTGCTAAGTTGCAAAAAGCTGGTTTTGATGTTCACTTTTTACTCAAGAGTGACTACGAACACGTTAGTCAGCACGGTTTAATCGTCGAGTCAAAAGACGGTGACTTTACCCTTCCCCAAGTGAACGCCTACAACGATGTCGCCAAGATGCCAAAATGCGATGTGGTAGTAGTGGCACTAAAAACGACTCAAAATCATTTGCTACCGCAGTTATTACCACCTGTTGTTAAAGATGGTGGAGTGGTGTTGTTGTTACAAAATGGACTAGGTGTAGAAGAAGAAATAGCCCAAATTCTTCACAAAGTTCATGTAATTGGTGGTTTGTGCTTCCTATGTTCCAATAAAGTAGGGTCAGGGCATATCCGGCATTTGGACTACGGACACATCACGTTAGGGGAATATATCCCCAAATATTCTTCGGCTGGAATTACAGAAAGGATACAGCAAATAGCCGAAGATTTCCAAAGCGCAGGAATTGGGATGGAATTAGCAGAAGATTTATTACTGGCGCGTTGGAAAAAACTGGTGTGGAATATTCCTTACAATGGTTTGTCTGTAATTCTCAACGCCAGCACTGACGAATTAATGACAGATAACCACACTCGTACATTAGTTGAACAAATCATGTATGAGGTGAAAGCTGGGGCGATGAGTATGGGGCGAATGATTCCCGATAGCTTCATCCAAACCATGCTAGATTACACCATCAAGATGACCCCTTACCGTCCCAGCATGAAAATCGACTATGATGAACGCCGCCCATTGGAAGTAGAAGCAATTTTAGGCAACCCATTAGTAAAAGCCCAAGCCGCAGGGGTCAACTTACCACAAATTAGCTTTCTCTACCACCAGTTAAAATTTATTGATGCGAGAAATCAGAAGTGA
- a CDS encoding valine--tRNA ligase — translation MTATIPNLPSLYDPFSTEAKWQKFWEDNQIYKADPNHGGEPYCVVIPPPNVTGSLHMGHAFESALIDTLVRYHRMQGRNTLWLPGTDHASIAVHTILEKQLKAEGKTRYELGRDQFLERAWKWKAESGGTIVNQLRRLGVSVDWSRERFTLDEGLSKAVVEAFVSLYDEGLIYRGEYLVNWCPASQSAVSDVEVESKEVEGNLWHFRYPLTDGSGYVEVATTRPETMLGDTGVAVNPNDDRYKHLIGKTLTLPIMQREIPIIGDELVDPTFGTGCVKVTPAHDPNDFEMGKRHNLPFINILNKNGTLNANAGEFQGQDRFVARKNVVARLEADGVLVKIEDYKHTVPYSDRGKVPVEPLLSTQWFVKIRPMADKSLDFLDQQNTPEFVPQRWTKVYRDWLVSLRDWCISRQLWWGHQIPAWYAVSETGGQITDSTPFVVAKSQDEAWEKAKAQFGENVQIEQDPDVLDTWFSSGLWPFSTLGWPEQTPDLATYYPTTTLVTGFDIIFFWVARMTMMAGHFTGKMPFQTVYIHGLVRDENNKKMSKSSNNGIDPLLLIDKYGTDALRYTLVKEVAGAGQDIRLEYDRKKDESSSVEASRNFANKLWNAARFVMMNLDGQTPAQLGQPLSTNNSELSDSPSETLGERWILSRYHQVIQQTTHSIDNYGLGEAAKGLYEFIWGDFCDWYIELVKSRLQKDADPASRLVVQQILAYVLEGILKLLHPFMPHITEEIWQTLTQQPADSQQTLALQPYPKADNNLINPTLETQFELLIGTIRTIRNLRAEAEVKPGVKVTANLQSENPQERQILTAGQSYIKDLAKVETLTITGEPQTQTIVQPKPQSNWRTIVWIILGFIFFRIALAVGDTLDDIPVLGTFFEILGLGYAAWFVVTTLFSAKARQKFWAKLFPPATDKSQVKTELQSPTQEPEKAIAGVVGTVQVVIPLDGVVDLAAMRAKLEKSLNKIEAEAQSLKGRLSNANFVDKARPDVVQSARDALAEAEKQAEILRDRLSGLA, via the coding sequence ATGACCGCAACCATACCAAATCTTCCCAGTCTCTACGATCCTTTTTCCACTGAAGCAAAGTGGCAAAAATTCTGGGAAGACAACCAAATTTACAAAGCTGACCCCAATCATGGTGGTGAACCTTATTGTGTCGTAATTCCGCCACCAAACGTTACTGGTAGTCTGCACATGGGTCACGCCTTTGAGAGTGCGTTGATTGATACTCTCGTGCGCTATCACCGGATGCAGGGACGGAATACCCTGTGGCTACCCGGAACTGACCACGCTAGTATTGCTGTCCACACAATTTTAGAAAAACAACTTAAAGCCGAGGGTAAAACTCGTTACGAGTTGGGACGCGACCAATTTTTAGAACGTGCTTGGAAGTGGAAAGCCGAATCAGGGGGAACAATTGTTAATCAGCTGCGACGATTGGGGGTGTCGGTAGACTGGTCACGGGAGAGGTTTACTCTGGATGAGGGCTTATCTAAAGCTGTGGTGGAAGCTTTTGTCAGTCTCTATGATGAAGGTTTAATTTATCGTGGTGAATATTTAGTTAACTGGTGTCCGGCTTCTCAGTCGGCTGTCTCTGATGTTGAGGTGGAATCTAAAGAGGTTGAGGGTAATCTTTGGCATTTCCGCTATCCTCTCACCGATGGTTCTGGTTATGTAGAAGTGGCGACGACTCGCCCAGAAACTATGCTGGGTGATACGGGTGTGGCTGTTAATCCCAATGATGACCGCTATAAACACCTGATTGGTAAAACCCTGACTCTGCCAATTATGCAACGGGAAATTCCCATCATTGGTGATGAGTTAGTTGACCCCACTTTCGGGACAGGTTGCGTCAAGGTAACTCCCGCCCATGACCCCAATGACTTTGAAATGGGTAAGCGTCACAATCTACCCTTTATTAATATCCTCAATAAAAACGGTACACTAAACGCCAACGCCGGGGAGTTTCAAGGACAAGACCGCTTTGTGGCGAGAAAGAATGTAGTTGCACGCCTCGAAGCTGATGGTGTGTTAGTAAAGATAGAAGATTATAAGCATACCGTTCCTTATAGCGATCGCGGTAAAGTTCCCGTTGAACCTTTATTATCTACTCAATGGTTTGTCAAAATTCGCCCAATGGCGGATAAATCATTAGATTTCCTCGACCAGCAAAACACCCCCGAATTTGTCCCCCAACGCTGGACTAAGGTTTACCGTGATTGGTTGGTAAGTCTCAGAGATTGGTGTATCTCTCGCCAATTATGGTGGGGTCATCAAATCCCAGCTTGGTATGCTGTCAGTGAAACTGGTGGACAAATCACTGATAGCACACCGTTTGTAGTTGCTAAATCCCAAGATGAAGCATGGGAGAAAGCCAAAGCACAATTTGGGGAAAATGTCCAGATAGAACAAGACCCAGATGTCTTAGATACTTGGTTTTCTTCTGGGTTATGGCCGTTTTCTACATTAGGCTGGCCAGAACAAACTCCAGATTTAGCTACCTACTACCCCACCACTACCCTAGTTACAGGCTTTGATATCATCTTTTTCTGGGTAGCTAGAATGACGATGATGGCTGGTCATTTTACTGGAAAAATGCCCTTCCAGACCGTTTACATTCACGGTTTGGTCAGGGATGAAAACAATAAAAAGATGTCGAAGTCGTCTAACAATGGGATTGACCCACTGTTGCTGATTGATAAATACGGCACTGATGCCCTACGTTACACCTTAGTTAAAGAAGTAGCTGGTGCTGGTCAAGATATTCGCTTAGAATACGATCGCAAAAAAGATGAATCATCTTCAGTAGAAGCCTCCCGCAACTTCGCCAACAAGTTGTGGAACGCGGCTAGATTCGTCATGATGAATCTCGATGGACAAACCCCTGCACAACTAGGTCAACCACTCAGCACTAACAACTCAGAACTTAGCGATTCTCCTTCGGAGACGCTAGGCGAACGCTGGATTCTTTCCCGCTATCATCAAGTTATCCAGCAAACTACCCACTCCATCGACAACTACGGTTTAGGAGAAGCAGCCAAGGGATTATACGAGTTTATTTGGGGTGATTTTTGCGACTGGTATATTGAACTAGTTAAATCCCGACTACAAAAGGATGCAGACCCAGCATCACGGCTGGTAGTACAACAAATCCTCGCCTACGTACTAGAAGGGATTTTAAAGCTACTGCATCCCTTTATGCCCCACATCACCGAAGAAATTTGGCAGACTCTCACCCAACAACCAGCCGATTCTCAGCAAACGTTAGCTTTACAGCCATATCCGAAAGCTGATAACAACCTCATTAACCCAACCTTAGAAACACAGTTTGAACTGCTAATTGGTACTATCCGCACCATCCGCAATTTACGCGCCGAAGCGGAAGTTAAGCCAGGGGTAAAAGTCACAGCAAATTTACAGTCTGAAAATCCACAAGAACGGCAAATCCTCACGGCTGGACAATCTTACATTAAAGATTTAGCCAAGGTAGAAACCTTGACCATTACCGGTGAACCACAAACCCAAACAATCGTACAGCCAAAACCCCAAAGCAATTGGCGGACAATTGTTTGGATTATCCTCGGTTTTATCTTTTTCAGAATCGCCTTAGCCGTTGGCGATACCCTAGATGATATTCCCGTCCTTGGTACTTTCTTTGAAATTCTTGGCTTGGGTTACGCCGCTTGGTTTGTCGTCACCACCCTATTTTCAGCCAAAGCCAGACAAAAATTCTGGGCGAAATTATTCCCCCCCGCCACAGACAAGAGTCAGGTTAAAACAGAATTACAATCACCAACACAAGAACCAGAAAAAGCCATTGCAGGTGTAGTTGGTACAGTCCAAGTGGTTATACCTCTAGATGGTGTAGTGGATTTAGCAGCCATGCGTGCCAAGCTAGAGAAAAGCCTGAACAAAATTGAAGCCGAAGCGCAATCTCTCAAAGGTAGGTTAAGCAATGCTAACTTTGTGGATAAAGCTAGGCCAGATGTAGTGCAGAGTGCAAGAGACGCTTTAGCCGAAGCGGAAAAACAAGCAGAGATTTTACGCGATCGCCTGAGTGGTTTAGCATAG
- a CDS encoding glutathione S-transferase family protein, producing the protein MTTAPLSWQELETLTDYQIDTVNGLTNAKARLRLFGQPESEVRVTLYRDNHAWCPYCQKIWLWLEEKQIPYRIEKVTMFCYGEKESWYKRKVPSGMLPAIELDGRIIKESDDILIALEKVFGPLNQGMEDRTVLPLRQLERLLFRAWCAWLCYPALSSQQEKRNREEFIRVVAKVEEALGRTPSPYFLDSFGIVDVIFTPYVERMNASLYYYKGYSLREENPRLSAWFAAMESRPTYCGTQSDFHTHVHDLPPQMGGCWENGEPQMLLNKARVDNGPWFGLPDVTYPEPENSRMEALQRTIEHRINIIRVNPLDDNLFDQALRCALTHMMTGEDCVPPSGSDVALRYLRDRINVPRDMSIYAAKRLRESLEKTAALAGDGQPDPIPTKHRRDQDPSNFVRK; encoded by the coding sequence ATGACAACTGCACCCTTAAGCTGGCAAGAACTAGAAACCCTCACGGATTATCAAATAGATACTGTTAATGGTCTCACCAACGCTAAAGCCCGGTTGCGCTTGTTTGGTCAGCCCGAATCTGAGGTGCGGGTAACGCTGTACCGTGATAACCACGCCTGGTGTCCTTACTGTCAAAAAATTTGGTTATGGCTAGAGGAAAAACAAATTCCCTACCGCATCGAAAAAGTGACAATGTTCTGCTATGGGGAGAAAGAAAGTTGGTACAAACGTAAAGTACCATCAGGAATGCTCCCCGCGATCGAGCTAGATGGACGGATTATTAAGGAAAGCGATGACATTTTGATCGCTTTGGAAAAGGTTTTTGGACCATTAAACCAAGGGATGGAAGACCGCACGGTGCTTCCTCTACGTCAATTAGAACGACTTTTATTTAGAGCCTGGTGCGCTTGGCTGTGCTATCCAGCACTTTCCTCTCAACAAGAAAAACGCAACCGAGAAGAATTTATTAGAGTGGTGGCTAAGGTCGAGGAGGCTCTGGGTCGAACTCCAAGCCCTTATTTTCTAGATAGCTTCGGCATCGTCGATGTCATTTTTACGCCTTATGTAGAACGAATGAATGCCAGCCTTTACTACTACAAAGGCTACTCACTGCGGGAGGAAAACCCTCGCTTGAGTGCATGGTTTGCGGCAATGGAAAGCCGACCGACCTACTGCGGTACTCAGAGTGACTTTCACACCCACGTACATGATTTGCCGCCCCAGATGGGGGGCTGTTGGGAAAACGGCGAACCTCAGATGCTTCTCAATAAAGCGCGAGTAGATAACGGCCCCTGGTTTGGGCTACCAGATGTTACTTATCCAGAACCCGAAAACTCCCGTATGGAAGCTCTTCAACGAACTATCGAACACCGCATCAATATTATCCGAGTCAACCCCTTAGATGATAATTTGTTTGATCAAGCCCTACGTTGTGCTTTAACACATATGATGACAGGTGAAGACTGTGTACCTCCGTCGGGATCTGATGTAGCTTTAAGATATTTGCGCGATCGCATTAATGTACCTAGAGATATGTCTATCTATGCAGCCAAGCGATTGAGGGAATCCCTGGAGAAAACCGCAGCCCTTGCAGGTGATGGGCAACCAGACCCTATTCCCACTAAGCATAGACGAGATCAAGACCCGTCTAACTTTGTCAGAAAATAA
- the leuS gene encoding leucine--tRNA ligase codes for MDSRYNPAAIEEKWQKTWLELGLDQTPTDSNKPKFYALSMFPYPSGSLHMGHVRNYTITDVIARLKRMQGYRVLHPMGWDAFGLPAENAAIDRGVPPSQWTYQNIDQMRQQLQRLGLSIDWDCELATCSPDYYKWTQWIFLQFLEAGLAYQREAAVNWDPIDQTVLANEQVDNEGRSWRSGAKVERKLLRQWFFKITDYAEELLNDLDKLTGWPERVKLMQANWIGKSTGAYLEFPIVGSDEKIAVYTTRPDTVFGVSYVVLAPEHPLTQQVTAKDQKVAVEAFIQEVTNQSELERTAEDKPKRGVPTGGKVINPFTGEEVPIWIADYVLYEYGTGAVMGVPAHDVRDFKFAQRYDLPIDFVIAAPEDVAGFDLTPTSETEEVKQLVQIESNEAYTEPGILINSGLFTGMTSTDAKQAITKYAQEKGFGKERIQYRLRDWLISRQRYWGAPIPVIHCPNCGIVPVPNEDLPVQLPEDVEFTGRGGSPLAQLESWVNVPCPTCGTPAKRETDTMDTFIDSSWYFLRFPDAKNENQVFDPSKTNDWMPVEQYVGGIEHAILHLLYSRFFTKVLRDRGLLNFDEPFERLLTQGMVQGLTYLNPNKGGKDKWIPSNLVNPNDPRDPQTGEPLQRLYATMSKSKGNGVAPEDVISKYGVDTARMFILFKAPPEKDLEWDEADVEGQFRFLNRVWRLVTDYAAAGVCRKQAQLADLSKPEKELRRAIHTAIQAVTEDLEDEYQFNTAVSEMMKLSNALSDADCRNSPIYAEGVQTLVVLLAPFAPHIADELWHSLGNSTSIHTQTWPAFDPDALVADEITLVIQVNGKKRADLQVPAQADKAELEKYARESEVVQRYLEGKAIKKVIVVPGKLVNFVVS; via the coding sequence GTGGATTCCCGATACAACCCAGCAGCAATTGAGGAAAAATGGCAAAAAACATGGTTAGAACTTGGCTTAGACCAGACCCCAACAGATAGTAATAAGCCCAAATTCTACGCTCTATCCATGTTCCCCTACCCATCGGGCAGCCTACACATGGGTCATGTCCGTAACTATACAATTACCGATGTAATTGCCCGCCTCAAACGAATGCAAGGGTATCGGGTACTGCATCCAATGGGATGGGATGCCTTTGGCTTACCCGCAGAAAACGCAGCCATTGACCGTGGTGTACCCCCCTCCCAGTGGACGTATCAAAATATTGACCAAATGCGGCAACAATTGCAGCGTCTTGGCTTATCCATTGATTGGGATTGTGAACTTGCCACCTGTTCACCAGACTATTACAAATGGACACAATGGATTTTCTTGCAGTTTTTAGAAGCAGGTTTGGCGTACCAAAGAGAAGCTGCTGTTAACTGGGACCCTATAGACCAAACTGTTTTAGCAAACGAACAGGTTGACAACGAAGGACGTTCTTGGCGCAGTGGTGCTAAAGTTGAGCGCAAATTACTCAGACAGTGGTTTTTCAAAATTACCGACTACGCCGAAGAATTATTAAACGACCTGGATAAATTGACAGGCTGGCCGGAACGGGTCAAGTTGATGCAGGCGAACTGGATAGGGAAATCGACAGGGGCGTATTTAGAATTTCCGATTGTGGGTAGCGATGAAAAAATCGCCGTCTACACTACCCGTCCTGATACTGTTTTTGGTGTCAGCTATGTAGTTTTAGCACCAGAACATCCCTTGACGCAGCAAGTCACCGCCAAAGACCAAAAAGTGGCAGTAGAAGCCTTTATTCAAGAGGTGACAAATCAAAGTGAGTTAGAACGTACCGCCGAAGACAAACCCAAGCGCGGTGTTCCTACTGGGGGGAAAGTCATTAACCCATTTACTGGTGAAGAAGTACCCATTTGGATTGCTGACTATGTATTGTATGAGTATGGTACTGGGGCGGTGATGGGTGTACCTGCCCATGATGTGCGGGATTTTAAATTTGCCCAAAGATATGATTTGCCCATTGATTTTGTCATTGCTGCGCCTGAAGATGTGGCAGGGTTTGATTTAACTCCGACATCTGAGACAGAAGAAGTTAAACAATTAGTTCAGATTGAATCTAATGAGGCATACACTGAGCCAGGAATTTTAATTAATTCTGGTCTATTTACTGGCATGACTTCCACAGATGCCAAACAAGCAATTACTAAATATGCCCAAGAAAAAGGTTTTGGTAAAGAACGTATTCAATATCGCTTACGAGATTGGTTGATTTCTCGCCAACGCTATTGGGGCGCACCCATTCCAGTCATTCACTGCCCCAACTGTGGGATAGTACCAGTGCCAAATGAAGATTTGCCTGTGCAGTTACCGGAAGATGTAGAATTTACCGGCCGTGGTGGTTCACCTTTGGCGCAGTTGGAAAGTTGGGTAAATGTCCCTTGTCCTACCTGTGGTACTCCTGCTAAACGGGAAACCGACACAATGGATACCTTTATTGATTCCTCCTGGTATTTTCTACGGTTTCCTGATGCTAAAAATGAAAATCAGGTGTTTGACCCTAGTAAAACTAACGACTGGATGCCTGTAGAGCAATACGTGGGTGGGATTGAACACGCGATATTACATTTGTTATATTCCCGGTTCTTTACTAAGGTATTGCGAGATAGAGGTTTGTTGAATTTTGATGAACCCTTTGAACGTCTATTAACTCAAGGGATGGTGCAGGGTTTAACTTACCTGAATCCCAACAAGGGGGGTAAAGATAAATGGATTCCTTCCAATTTAGTTAACCCCAATGACCCGCGTGACCCCCAAACAGGTGAACCGTTGCAGCGTCTTTACGCTACTATGTCCAAGTCTAAGGGTAACGGTGTCGCGCCAGAAGATGTAATTTCTAAGTATGGTGTAGACACAGCGCGGATGTTTATCTTATTTAAAGCACCACCCGAAAAAGACCTGGAATGGGATGAGGCGGATGTTGAAGGACAATTCCGCTTCTTAAATCGGGTTTGGCGATTGGTGACAGATTATGCTGCGGCTGGGGTTTGCCGAAAGCAGGCTCAACTTGCTGATTTGAGTAAGCCAGAAAAGGAATTACGGCGGGCAATTCATACGGCTATCCAAGCTGTAACGGAAGATTTAGAAGATGAGTATCAGTTTAATACAGCCGTTTCCGAGATGATGAAGTTGAGTAATGCTCTCTCTGATGCTGACTGTCGCAATTCACCAATTTATGCTGAAGGTGTGCAAACTTTGGTGGTGTTATTAGCTCCTTTTGCGCCACATATTGCTGATGAATTGTGGCATTCATTGGGTAATAGTACATCAATTCATACTCAGACTTGGCCTGCTTTTGACCCAGATGCTTTGGTGGCTGATGAAATTACCTTGGTAATTCAGGTTAATGGGAAGAAACGCGCTGATTTGCAAGTTCCAGCCCAGGCTGATAAGGCTGAGTTGGAGAAATATGCCCGTGAATCAGAAGTGGTTCAGCGTTATTTGGAAGGTAAGGCAATTAAAAAGGTGATTGTTGTGCCTGGAAAGCTGGTTAATTTCGTGGTTAGTTAG
- a CDS encoding DUF6887 family protein, whose translation MSQPNFQAMSIKELHTYVLAHRENIEAFHAYVDKLHAQATWVEMPPLQSLDDLENYPDFLNKLNKG comes from the coding sequence TTGAGTCAGCCTAATTTCCAAGCAATGAGTATAAAAGAGCTACATACTTATGTTTTGGCACACCGAGAAAATATAGAAGCCTTCCATGCTTACGTGGACAAGCTACACGCACAAGCAACATGGGTTGAAATGCCACCTTTGCAATCTTTAGATGACTTGGAAAATTATCCTGATTTTCTCAACAAGTTGAATAAAGGTTGA